From the genome of Candidatus Zixiibacteriota bacterium, one region includes:
- the thpR gene encoding RNA 2',3'-cyclic phosphodiesterase: protein MRTFIAVELKEELKKKIEEVQTPLKKLGADVSWVKPGNVHATLKFLGEVPEDKIERVFEGTKKALEGIKGFKLSLKDLGCFPNMKRPRVVWIGVEKGKEELALMVKKIEQEMENIGYPKENREFSPHLTIGRVKSPKNIERLAEQIKTTNFQTEEIEIKEVVVMRSQLNPAGAIYTPLKKIALLT, encoded by the coding sequence ATGCGCACCTTTATTGCAGTTGAGCTGAAAGAAGAATTGAAGAAAAAAATCGAAGAGGTTCAGACCCCTCTGAAGAAATTAGGGGCAGATGTCTCCTGGGTCAAGCCGGGGAATGTGCATGCCACTTTGAAATTCTTGGGAGAGGTGCCTGAAGATAAAATCGAAAGGGTTTTTGAAGGGACTAAAAAAGCTTTAGAAGGAATAAAAGGCTTTAAACTGAGCCTGAAGGATTTGGGTTGCTTTCCCAATATGAAAAGACCAAGGGTGGTCTGGATAGGAGTTGAAAAAGGGAAAGAGGAATTAGCCCTTATGGTTAAAAAAATTGAGCAGGAGATGGAAAATATTGGGTATCCCAAAGAAAATAGAGAGTTTTCTCCGCACCTGACCATTGGCAGGGTCAAGTCTCCTAAAAATATCGAAAGATTAGCTGAACAGATAAAAACCACGAATTTTCAAACAGAGGAAATCGAGATCAAAGAGGTAGTGGTGATGAGGTCCCAGCTTAATCCGGCCGGGGCTATCTACACTCCCCTTAAGAAAATAGCTCT